From a region of the Eublepharis macularius isolate TG4126 chromosome 7, MPM_Emac_v1.0, whole genome shotgun sequence genome:
- the LOC129333178 gene encoding uncharacterized protein LOC129333178 isoform X1, translating to MNMPSHQISSKPTRDATFCRISRNKIREKEQLLSSVCHAIQSGHLSSAVCYECCHHSPVQSAVVLKSPVCQNSLSPGTPVTVIFQDPAQAPKRHLHGQDWVLAVKCNHGETTRSLKFSKSLNDMDQSTVGSFSYADQTCPEDKLTLNQEPYLRLTKCYPMEKKPLSFRPFSLNRARPSYFQSLTTLYLSPSGASDTQSAVNIPLLDDKRDHEMFRSVKLLRYLFSFSRNSSAGGHELENHSGHLRSEKSSSVLIESAGFCSDDMGDDDVFEEGASGRLEACELRAPLCSVEKDSDLDCPSPLSEKCPPLSPVSVSGDACRICHCEGDEESPLITPCRCTGSLHFVHQACLQQWIKSSDTRCCELCKYEFIMETKMKPLRKWEKLQMTASEQRKIMCSVTFHVIAITCVVWSLYVLIDRTAEEIKHGQSTGILEWPFWTKLVVVAIGFTGGLLFMYIQCKVYIQLWKRLKAYNRVIYVQNYPESNKKSTFEKSAITEPNTENKDVLGCHHAETNGSYYTEHEDYRTDVFHV from the exons CTTCTCTCGAGCGTCTGCCACGCCATCCAGTCGGGACATCT TTCCAGTGCAGTGTGTTATGAATGTTGTCATCACAGTCCAGTGCAGTCTGCTGTTGTGTTGAAAAGTCCAGTCTGCCAGAATTCTCTGTCCCCAGGGACTCCTGTGACAGTAATCTTTCAGGATCCGGCGCAGGCTCCCAAGAGGCATCTtcatggccaggactgggtccttGCTGTCAAGTGCAATCATGGGGAAACCACCCGATCCCTGAAATTCTCCAAGTCCCTCAACGACATGGACCAGAGTACAGTTGGAAGCTTTAGCTATGCGGATCAGACGTGTCCAGAAGACAAACTGACACTAAACCAGGAGCCGTATTTAAGGCTTACCAAATGCTACCCCATGGAGAAGAAACCGCTGAGCTTCAGACCCTTTTCTCTGAATCGTGCCAGACCCTCTTACTTCCAGTCGCTCACCACCCTTTACTTGAGCCCTTCTGGGGCTAGTGACACGCAAAGTGCAGTAAACATCCCCCTTCTGGACGACAAGCGTGACCACGAAATGTTTCGGAGCGTGAAGCTGCTGCGCtaccttttctccttctctcgtAACTCCAGTGCAGGTGGTCATGAGCTGGAGAACCACTCAGGCCACCTCCGGTCCGAGAAGTCCTCCAGCGTGCTGATCGAGAGCGCCGGTTTCTGCTCAGACGACATGGGGGATGACGACGTCTTTGAGGAGGGGGCCTCGGGGAGGCTGGAGGCTTGTGAGCTGCGGGCGCCACTTTGCTCGGTTGAAAAGGATAGTGACCTGGACTGCCCTTCCCCGTTGTCCGAGAAGtgcccccctctctcccctgtgtctgtgtctggggATGCATGCAG GATATGCCACTGTGAAGGAGACGAAGAGAGTCCTCTAATCACTCCGTGCCGCTGCACGGGGAGCCTTCACTTTGTCCATCAGGCGTGCCTGCAGCAGTGGATCAAGAGCTCAGACACGCGGTGCTGCGAACTCTGCAAATATGAATTCATCATGGAAACCAAAATGAAACCTTTACGAAAA TGGGAGAAGCTGCAGATGACGGCCAGCGAGCAGCGGAAGATCATGTGCTCCGTGACTTTCCACGTCATTGCTATCACTTGCGTGGTGTGGTCTCTCTATGTCCTTATAGACCGGACTGCTGAAGAGATTAAACATGGGCAGTCGACTG GGATTCTTGAGTGGCCATTTTGGACTAAACTGGTAGTGGTGGCTATTGGTTTCACTGGAGGACTTCTGTTCATGTATATTCAGTGCAAAGTCTACATACAGCTATGGAAAAGACTTAAGGCTTATAACCGTGTAATATATGTACAAAACTATCCAGAAAGTAACAAAAAGAGTACATTTGAAAAATCTGCAATAACTGAGCCAAACACTGAAAACAAAGATGTGCTTGGATGTCACCATGCAGAGACGAACGGTTCATACTATACAGAGCATGAAGACTACAGAACAGATGTTTTCCACGTCTGA
- the LOC129333178 gene encoding uncharacterized protein LOC129333178 isoform X2, with amino-acid sequence MQLFAESLGTRSERKNSFSRASATPSSRDICSSSAVCYECCHHSPVQSAVVLKSPVCQNSLSPGTPVTVIFQDPAQAPKRHLHGQDWVLAVKCNHGETTRSLKFSKSLNDMDQSTVGSFSYADQTCPEDKLTLNQEPYLRLTKCYPMEKKPLSFRPFSLNRARPSYFQSLTTLYLSPSGASDTQSAVNIPLLDDKRDHEMFRSVKLLRYLFSFSRNSSAGGHELENHSGHLRSEKSSSVLIESAGFCSDDMGDDDVFEEGASGRLEACELRAPLCSVEKDSDLDCPSPLSEKCPPLSPVSVSGDACRICHCEGDEESPLITPCRCTGSLHFVHQACLQQWIKSSDTRCCELCKYEFIMETKMKPLRKWEKLQMTASEQRKIMCSVTFHVIAITCVVWSLYVLIDRTAEEIKHGQSTGILEWPFWTKLVVVAIGFTGGLLFMYIQCKVYIQLWKRLKAYNRVIYVQNYPESNKKSTFEKSAITEPNTENKDVLGCHHAETNGSYYTEHEDYRTDVFHV; translated from the exons CTTCTCTCGAGCGTCTGCCACGCCATCCAGTCGGGACATCTGTAG TTCCAGTGCAGTGTGTTATGAATGTTGTCATCACAGTCCAGTGCAGTCTGCTGTTGTGTTGAAAAGTCCAGTCTGCCAGAATTCTCTGTCCCCAGGGACTCCTGTGACAGTAATCTTTCAGGATCCGGCGCAGGCTCCCAAGAGGCATCTtcatggccaggactgggtccttGCTGTCAAGTGCAATCATGGGGAAACCACCCGATCCCTGAAATTCTCCAAGTCCCTCAACGACATGGACCAGAGTACAGTTGGAAGCTTTAGCTATGCGGATCAGACGTGTCCAGAAGACAAACTGACACTAAACCAGGAGCCGTATTTAAGGCTTACCAAATGCTACCCCATGGAGAAGAAACCGCTGAGCTTCAGACCCTTTTCTCTGAATCGTGCCAGACCCTCTTACTTCCAGTCGCTCACCACCCTTTACTTGAGCCCTTCTGGGGCTAGTGACACGCAAAGTGCAGTAAACATCCCCCTTCTGGACGACAAGCGTGACCACGAAATGTTTCGGAGCGTGAAGCTGCTGCGCtaccttttctccttctctcgtAACTCCAGTGCAGGTGGTCATGAGCTGGAGAACCACTCAGGCCACCTCCGGTCCGAGAAGTCCTCCAGCGTGCTGATCGAGAGCGCCGGTTTCTGCTCAGACGACATGGGGGATGACGACGTCTTTGAGGAGGGGGCCTCGGGGAGGCTGGAGGCTTGTGAGCTGCGGGCGCCACTTTGCTCGGTTGAAAAGGATAGTGACCTGGACTGCCCTTCCCCGTTGTCCGAGAAGtgcccccctctctcccctgtgtctgtgtctggggATGCATGCAG GATATGCCACTGTGAAGGAGACGAAGAGAGTCCTCTAATCACTCCGTGCCGCTGCACGGGGAGCCTTCACTTTGTCCATCAGGCGTGCCTGCAGCAGTGGATCAAGAGCTCAGACACGCGGTGCTGCGAACTCTGCAAATATGAATTCATCATGGAAACCAAAATGAAACCTTTACGAAAA TGGGAGAAGCTGCAGATGACGGCCAGCGAGCAGCGGAAGATCATGTGCTCCGTGACTTTCCACGTCATTGCTATCACTTGCGTGGTGTGGTCTCTCTATGTCCTTATAGACCGGACTGCTGAAGAGATTAAACATGGGCAGTCGACTG GGATTCTTGAGTGGCCATTTTGGACTAAACTGGTAGTGGTGGCTATTGGTTTCACTGGAGGACTTCTGTTCATGTATATTCAGTGCAAAGTCTACATACAGCTATGGAAAAGACTTAAGGCTTATAACCGTGTAATATATGTACAAAACTATCCAGAAAGTAACAAAAAGAGTACATTTGAAAAATCTGCAATAACTGAGCCAAACACTGAAAACAAAGATGTGCTTGGATGTCACCATGCAGAGACGAACGGTTCATACTATACAGAGCATGAAGACTACAGAACAGATGTTTTCCACGTCTGA